From Streptomyces cyaneogriseus subsp. noncyanogenus, the proteins below share one genomic window:
- the ngcE gene encoding N-acetylglucosamine/diacetylchitobiose ABC transporter substrate-binding protein, whose translation MGSTSAENHGTDGTAAVGRRDLIKRSAALGLISVPTMSFLSACASGGGGDDGEKAKAGKKTAKNPLAVNESAAMEFVLFDGGFGKEYAEDAVKIYEKNFPGAKVKFSATQKIQSTLQPRFNQGTPPDLIDNSGAEQMDMGTLVGKNQLADLTPLLDAPSYDDPAKKVRDTLRPGIVEMGQFDGEKVWILYYAYTVYGVWYSRKALAALDEEYPETWDQMLAVCAKAKKKGIAGWTYPGKYPYYIPFSLYPMIAKVGGAEVLDAIDNLEPNAWKHPAVKACFDAYYELYRKGYILRGTPGLDHIQSQTAWAQGKALFLPNGSWVENESANVIPDDFEVTVSAPSGLDSSDKLPFGTIWASGGEPFVVPAKANNGAGGMEQLRIMLSEASSRNFTSKVKSLTAYNGGTDGITLTPGLKAGVAALEKAGQNVVNPRLQDWYVQLQKEKIGVAGLGEMMAGRLTPAEAIKKIQNFADEAAKDDSIKHYKHQ comes from the coding sequence ATGGGATCCACTTCCGCCGAGAACCACGGCACCGACGGCACCGCGGCTGTCGGCCGCCGCGATCTGATCAAGCGTTCCGCGGCGCTCGGGCTGATCTCCGTACCGACGATGAGCTTCCTGTCCGCCTGCGCGAGCGGCGGGGGCGGCGACGACGGGGAGAAGGCCAAGGCGGGCAAGAAGACCGCGAAGAACCCGCTGGCCGTCAACGAGAGCGCCGCGATGGAATTCGTGCTCTTCGACGGCGGTTTCGGCAAGGAGTACGCCGAGGACGCCGTGAAGATCTACGAGAAGAACTTCCCCGGGGCGAAGGTGAAGTTCTCCGCCACCCAGAAGATCCAGTCCACCCTCCAGCCCCGCTTCAACCAGGGCACCCCGCCGGACCTCATCGACAACTCCGGTGCCGAGCAGATGGACATGGGCACGCTGGTCGGCAAGAACCAGCTCGCCGACCTCACCCCGCTGCTGGACGCCCCGTCCTACGACGACCCGGCCAAGAAGGTCCGCGACACCCTGCGCCCCGGCATCGTGGAGATGGGCCAGTTCGACGGGGAGAAGGTCTGGATCCTGTACTACGCCTACACCGTGTACGGCGTCTGGTACTCCCGCAAGGCCCTCGCCGCGCTCGACGAGGAGTACCCCGAGACCTGGGACCAGATGCTCGCGGTGTGCGCGAAGGCGAAGAAGAAGGGCATCGCCGGCTGGACCTACCCCGGCAAGTACCCGTACTACATCCCCTTCTCGCTCTACCCGATGATCGCCAAGGTCGGCGGCGCCGAGGTGCTCGACGCCATCGACAACCTGGAGCCGAACGCCTGGAAGCACCCGGCGGTCAAGGCCTGCTTCGACGCCTACTACGAGCTCTACCGCAAGGGCTACATCCTCCGGGGCACCCCCGGCCTGGACCACATCCAGTCGCAGACCGCCTGGGCCCAGGGCAAGGCGCTGTTCCTCCCCAACGGCTCCTGGGTGGAGAACGAGTCGGCCAACGTCATCCCGGACGACTTCGAGGTGACCGTCTCCGCGCCCTCCGGCCTCGACTCCTCCGACAAGCTGCCCTTCGGCACCATCTGGGCCTCCGGCGGCGAGCCGTTCGTCGTCCCGGCCAAGGCGAACAACGGCGCGGGCGGCATGGAGCAACTGCGCATCATGCTCAGCGAGGCGTCCTCCAGGAACTTCACCAGCAAGGTCAAGTCGCTGACCGCCTACAACGGCGGCACCGACGGCATCACCCTCACCCCGGGCCTGAAGGCCGGTGTCGCGGCGCTGGAGAAGGCCGGCCAGAACGTGGTGAACCCGCGGCTGCAGGACTGGTACGTGCAGCTCCAGAAAGAGAAGATCGGCGTCGCCGGGCTCGGCGAGATGATGGCCGGCCGCCTCACCCCCGCCGAGGCCATCAAGAAGATCCAGAACTTCGCCGACGAAGCGGCCAAGGACGACTCGATCAAGCACTACAAGCACCAGTGA
- a CDS encoding carbohydrate ABC transporter permease, giving the protein MQHGKYRFIVGFLAVPLGLYALFVIWPFIQSIYYSFTDWTGLSPEFEMVGLANYERMLDDDIFWKSLQHSLLFALLLPVVTIGLALFFSFMINVGGRRRRGGPAITGVRGSSVYKIVYFFPQVLSIAIVALLFAFAYNPDSGAINSLLRGIGLGELQPLWLGDPDLALWCVMAVLVWSTTGFFVVLFSAGMASIPAELYEAALLDGADRVTTFFRVTLPLLWDTVQSGWVYMGILALGAESFAVVQIMTTGPGGPDYSTTVMVLYVYQKAFRDGQAAYATTIGVALLVVTLAFSAVVLRLGRRERLEY; this is encoded by the coding sequence ATGCAGCACGGCAAGTACCGGTTCATCGTGGGGTTCCTGGCGGTTCCCCTGGGGCTGTACGCGCTCTTCGTCATCTGGCCGTTCATCCAGTCCATCTACTACTCGTTCACGGACTGGACGGGACTGAGTCCCGAGTTCGAGATGGTGGGCCTCGCCAACTACGAGCGGATGCTGGACGACGACATCTTCTGGAAGTCGTTGCAGCACAGCCTGCTGTTCGCGTTGCTGCTGCCGGTGGTGACGATCGGCCTCGCCCTGTTCTTCTCCTTCATGATCAACGTGGGCGGGCGGCGCAGGCGGGGCGGACCGGCGATCACCGGCGTGCGCGGCTCCTCCGTCTACAAGATCGTCTACTTCTTCCCGCAGGTGCTGTCGATCGCGATCGTCGCCCTGCTGTTCGCGTTCGCGTACAACCCGGACAGCGGAGCGATCAACTCCCTGCTGCGCGGGATCGGGCTCGGGGAACTCCAGCCGCTGTGGCTCGGCGACCCCGACCTCGCGCTGTGGTGCGTGATGGCGGTCCTGGTCTGGTCCACCACCGGCTTCTTCGTCGTCCTGTTCTCGGCGGGCATGGCCTCCATCCCGGCCGAGCTGTACGAGGCGGCGCTGCTGGACGGGGCCGACCGCGTCACCACGTTCTTCCGGGTCACCCTGCCGCTGCTGTGGGACACCGTGCAGTCCGGCTGGGTCTACATGGGCATCCTCGCCCTGGGCGCCGAGTCGTTCGCGGTCGTGCAGATCATGACGACCGGCCCCGGCGGCCCCGACTACTCGACCACCGTCATGGTCCTGTACGTGTACCAGAAGGCGTTCCGGGACGGTCAGGCCGCCTACGCCACGACCATCGGCGTCGCCCTGCTCGTCGTCACCCTGGCCTTCTCCGCCGTGGTGCTGCGACTGGGCCGGCGCGAGCGGCTGGAGTACTGA
- a CDS encoding carbohydrate ABC transporter permease yields the protein MKTTQTPAPVPAGEPGAAGPSAAPAGPPAREKKEGTVLNVFSHGILVIWAIMVALPLVWAVMTSFKDDRSIFSSPWSLPDTLHFDNWSRAWTQANMSDYFLNTVLVVGGSLLGTLVLGSMAAYVLARFEFPGNRFIYYLFVGGMSFPIMLALVPLFYVVNNMGLLNTIHGLILVYIAYSLPFTVFFLTAFFRTLPTSVAEAAFVDGASHTRTFFQIMLPMAKPGLISVGIFNFLGQWNQYMLPTVLNTDPDKRVLTQGLVQLAVSQGYKGDWSGLFAGLVMAMLPVLAAYIVFQRQVVQGLTAGALK from the coding sequence ATGAAGACGACCCAGACCCCCGCCCCCGTACCGGCCGGCGAGCCCGGGGCCGCCGGCCCTTCCGCCGCCCCGGCCGGCCCGCCCGCGCGGGAGAAGAAAGAGGGCACCGTCCTCAACGTCTTCTCGCACGGCATCCTGGTCATCTGGGCGATCATGGTCGCCCTGCCGCTGGTGTGGGCGGTGATGACGTCCTTCAAGGACGACCGGTCCATCTTCTCCTCGCCCTGGTCGCTGCCGGACACGCTGCACTTCGACAACTGGTCGCGGGCCTGGACCCAGGCCAACATGAGCGACTACTTCCTCAACACCGTCCTGGTCGTGGGGGGTTCGCTCCTCGGCACGCTGGTGCTCGGCTCGATGGCCGCCTACGTGCTGGCCCGCTTCGAGTTCCCGGGCAACCGGTTCATCTACTACCTGTTCGTCGGCGGCATGAGCTTCCCGATCATGCTGGCGCTGGTCCCGCTGTTCTACGTGGTGAACAACATGGGGCTGCTGAACACCATCCACGGGCTGATCCTGGTCTACATCGCCTACTCGCTGCCCTTCACGGTCTTCTTCCTGACCGCGTTCTTCCGGACGCTGCCGACCTCGGTGGCCGAGGCCGCCTTCGTCGACGGCGCCTCGCACACCCGGACGTTCTTCCAGATCATGCTGCCGATGGCCAAGCCGGGCCTGATCAGCGTCGGCATCTTCAACTTCCTGGGCCAGTGGAACCAGTACATGCTGCCGACGGTGCTCAACACCGACCCGGACAAGCGCGTCCTCACCCAGGGCCTGGTCCAGCTGGCGGTCAGCCAGGGTTACAAGGGCGACTGGTCGGGCCTCTTCGCCGGTCTGGTGATGGCGATGCTGCCGGTGCTCGCCGCCTACATCGTCTTCCAGCGGCAGGTGGTCCAGGGACTCACGGCGGGCGCGCTGAAGTAG
- a CDS encoding ROK family transcriptional regulator codes for METPGSQSSLHRANLERVVRAVRLAGSLTQAEIARTTGLSAATVSNIVRELKEGGTVEVTPTSAGGRRARSVSLSGDAGIVIGVDFGHTHLRVAVGNLAHQVLAEESEPLDVDASSTQGFDRAEQLVNRLIEATGVDRSKVAGVGLGVPGPIDVESGTLGSTAILPGWGGTRPAEELRERLGVPVHVDNDANLGALGELVWGSGRGVRDLAYIKVASGVGAGLVINGKIYRGPGGTAGEIGHITLDEAGPVCRCGNRGCLETFAAARYVLPLLQPSHGTDLTMEGVVRLARDGDPGCRRVVADVGRHVGSGVANLCNLLNPSRVVLGGDLAEAGELVLGPIRESVGRYAIPSAARQLSVLPGALGGRAEVLGALALALSEMGDSTLLDGSAPGTLPAATPAFT; via the coding sequence GTGGAGACTCCGGGGTCGCAGTCGTCGCTGCACCGAGCCAACCTGGAGAGGGTCGTCCGGGCCGTGCGGCTGGCCGGATCGCTCACGCAGGCGGAGATCGCGAGGACGACGGGCCTGTCCGCGGCGACGGTCTCGAACATCGTCCGGGAGCTGAAGGAAGGCGGGACGGTCGAGGTCACACCCACCTCGGCCGGCGGCCGGCGGGCCCGGAGCGTCTCGCTGAGCGGGGACGCCGGCATCGTCATCGGCGTGGACTTCGGGCACACGCACCTGCGCGTCGCGGTCGGGAACCTCGCCCATCAGGTGCTGGCCGAGGAATCCGAGCCGCTGGACGTGGACGCGTCCTCCACCCAGGGCTTCGACCGGGCGGAACAGCTCGTCAACCGGCTGATCGAGGCGACCGGCGTCGACCGCTCCAAGGTGGCCGGCGTGGGGCTCGGCGTGCCCGGCCCGATCGACGTGGAGTCCGGCACGCTGGGCTCCACCGCCATCCTGCCCGGCTGGGGCGGCACCCGGCCCGCCGAGGAACTGCGGGAACGGCTGGGCGTGCCGGTGCACGTGGACAACGACGCCAACCTGGGCGCCCTCGGCGAGCTGGTCTGGGGCAGCGGCCGGGGGGTGCGGGACCTGGCGTACATCAAGGTCGCCAGCGGTGTCGGCGCCGGTCTGGTGATCAACGGCAAGATCTACCGGGGTCCGGGCGGCACCGCGGGAGAGATCGGGCACATCACCCTGGACGAGGCGGGCCCCGTCTGCCGCTGCGGGAACCGGGGCTGCCTGGAGACCTTCGCCGCCGCCCGCTACGTGCTCCCGCTGCTCCAGCCCAGCCACGGCACCGACCTCACCATGGAGGGCGTGGTCCGGCTGGCCCGGGACGGCGACCCGGGCTGCCGCCGGGTGGTCGCCGACGTCGGGCGGCACGTCGGCAGCGGCGTCGCCAACCTCTGCAATCTCCTCAACCCCAGCCGCGTGGTCCTGGGCGGCGATCTGGCCGAGGCCGGCGAGCTGGTGCTCGGCCCCATCCGGGAGTCCGTCGGCCGCTACGCCATCCCCAGCGCGGCACGCCAACTCTCCGTTCTTCCCGGGGCACTTGGCGGTCGCGCGGAGGTGCTGGGGGCGCTCGCCCTCGCCCTCAGCGAGATGGGTGATTCCACCCTTTTGGACGGAAGCGCGCCCGGAACGCTGCCCGCCGCCACCCCTGCCTTCACTTAG
- a CDS encoding substrate-binding domain-containing protein — MRRAAVAVAAGAMAVSLAACGSAKESGDKKDSASASAGTKKGDAIKVGLLLPENKTARYEKFDRPLIEKKIKELTNNKAEIQYNNARQDASLQAQQVDTMITNKVDVLILDAVDAKAVKNSVQKAVDNGIKVVAYDRLAEGPISAYTSFDNVAVGKTQGEALLKALGDKAKDGQIVMMNGSATDPNAGQFKDGAHSVLDGKVKIGKEYDTKEWSPDNANANMEAAISALGKDKIVGVYSANDGMAGGIITALKAAGIADIPVTGQDAELAGVQRIVAGEQHMSVYKPYAPEAEAAAEMAVALAKGESLDAIAKEKVSSASAKDVPSVLVPVVSLTKDNIKDTVLKDGIYTVDEICTGKYKAACDKLGLK, encoded by the coding sequence ATGCGTCGTGCCGCCGTTGCCGTCGCCGCCGGTGCGATGGCCGTCTCGCTCGCCGCCTGTGGCAGCGCGAAGGAGTCCGGCGACAAGAAGGACTCCGCCTCGGCGTCGGCGGGCACCAAGAAGGGCGACGCCATCAAGGTCGGCCTTCTCCTTCCGGAGAACAAGACCGCGCGTTACGAGAAGTTCGACCGCCCCTTGATCGAGAAGAAGATCAAGGAGCTGACGAACAACAAGGCGGAGATCCAGTACAACAACGCCCGCCAGGACGCCAGCCTCCAGGCCCAGCAGGTCGACACGATGATCACCAACAAGGTGGACGTGCTGATCCTGGACGCGGTGGACGCCAAGGCCGTCAAGAACTCCGTGCAGAAGGCCGTCGACAACGGCATCAAGGTCGTCGCTTACGACCGCCTCGCCGAGGGCCCGATCAGCGCCTACACCTCGTTCGACAACGTGGCGGTCGGCAAGACCCAGGGCGAGGCCCTGCTCAAGGCGCTGGGCGACAAGGCCAAGGACGGCCAGATCGTCATGATGAACGGCTCCGCCACCGACCCGAACGCCGGCCAGTTCAAGGACGGCGCCCACTCCGTCCTCGACGGCAAGGTGAAGATCGGCAAGGAGTACGACACCAAGGAGTGGTCGCCGGACAACGCCAACGCCAACATGGAGGCGGCGATCTCGGCGCTCGGCAAGGACAAGATCGTCGGTGTCTACTCCGCCAACGACGGCATGGCGGGCGGCATCATCACCGCCCTGAAGGCCGCCGGCATCGCGGACATCCCGGTCACCGGACAGGACGCCGAACTCGCCGGTGTGCAGCGCATCGTCGCCGGTGAGCAGCACATGAGCGTCTACAAGCCGTACGCCCCCGAGGCCGAGGCCGCCGCCGAGATGGCCGTCGCCCTCGCCAAGGGCGAGTCGCTCGACGCCATCGCCAAGGAGAAGGTCTCCAGCGCCAGCGCCAAGGACGTCCCGTCCGTGCTGGTCCCGGTGGTCTCGCTGACCAAGGACAACATCAAGGACACCGTCCTGAAGGACGGCATCTACACGGTCGACGAGATCTGCACCGGCAAGTACAAGGCCGCCTGCGACAAGCTCGGCCTCAAGTAA
- a CDS encoding ATP-binding cassette domain-containing protein translates to MVHVSATPVLALRGVSKRFGAVQALTDVELEVHAGEVVALVGDNGAGKSTLVKTIAGVHPIDEGAIEWEGKRVSIGKPQDAQNLGIATVYQDLALCDNIDVVGNLFLGRELKRFGVLDEVEMERRARELLKTLSIRIPSVRIPIASLSGGQRQTVAIARSMLGEPKLVILDEPTAALGVEQTAQVLDLVERLRERGHAVILISHNMADVKAVADKVAVLRLGRNNGVFEVKTTSQEEIISAITGATDNAVTRRAARTSGEVEK, encoded by the coding sequence ATGGTTCACGTGTCCGCTACGCCCGTGCTGGCGTTGCGCGGGGTCTCCAAGCGGTTCGGTGCCGTCCAGGCGCTCACCGACGTAGAGCTTGAGGTCCACGCCGGTGAAGTGGTCGCCCTGGTCGGCGACAACGGTGCCGGAAAATCCACGCTGGTCAAGACGATCGCCGGCGTGCACCCCATCGATGAGGGCGCCATCGAATGGGAAGGCAAGCGCGTCTCGATCGGCAAGCCGCAGGACGCCCAGAACCTGGGCATCGCGACGGTCTACCAGGATCTCGCGCTGTGCGACAACATCGACGTCGTCGGCAATCTCTTCCTCGGCCGCGAGCTGAAGAGGTTCGGCGTCCTCGACGAGGTCGAGATGGAGCGCCGCGCCCGCGAGCTGCTGAAGACGCTCTCCATCCGCATCCCGAGCGTGCGCATCCCGATCGCCTCGCTCTCCGGCGGCCAGCGCCAGACCGTGGCGATCGCCCGCTCCATGCTCGGCGAGCCCAAGCTGGTCATCCTCGACGAGCCCACCGCCGCCCTCGGCGTGGAGCAGACCGCCCAGGTGCTCGACCTGGTCGAGCGGCTGCGCGAGCGCGGCCACGCCGTCATCCTCATCAGCCACAACATGGCCGACGTGAAGGCGGTCGCCGACAAGGTGGCCGTGCTCCGTCTCGGCCGCAACAACGGCGTCTTCGAGGTCAAGACGACCTCGCAGGAGGAGATCATCTCCGCCATCACCGGCGCCACCGACAACGCCGTGACCCGCCGTGCGGCGCGCACGAGTGGGGAGGTCGAGAAGTGA
- a CDS encoding sugar ABC transporter permease — protein sequence MSTDNKTSTAKQDAPAVENPEAAAAAVTAVDPRLLVREQGLAGYVGEFKRKMKAGELGSIPVVIGLIIICVVFQSLNPAFLSAQNINDITVTMVGTGMISVGIVFVLLLGEIDLSVGSVSGAASAIAAVLAVNQGWPEWLAVLTAVAAGAAIGAAHGFFFAVLGAPAFAVTLAGLLFWLGFMLQTLGENGTINLDSDGFIGQLTTYFFSDIAAAYGLAALVTAVFFLTSFLGNRRREAVGVPSRPLSDTVLRTVLLAVVSFAAAFMYNQYKGLPLATVIFLVFLVGTDFLLRRTSYGRKVFALGGSVEASRRAGINVTAIRISVFAISGGFAAIGGLFLASKIASANQSAGTGDLLMNAIAAAVIGGTSLFGGRGRTWNALLGVLVIVSIQYGLQLESIAEPVKYMITAGVLLTTVVIDSVTRKTQKTAGRA from the coding sequence GTGAGCACCGACAACAAGACCTCGACGGCGAAGCAGGACGCGCCCGCCGTGGAGAACCCCGAGGCCGCGGCCGCCGCGGTCACCGCGGTCGACCCGCGCCTGCTCGTCCGCGAGCAGGGCCTGGCCGGCTACGTCGGCGAGTTCAAGCGCAAGATGAAGGCCGGCGAGCTCGGCTCGATCCCGGTCGTCATCGGCCTGATCATCATCTGCGTCGTCTTCCAGAGCCTGAACCCGGCGTTCCTGTCCGCGCAGAACATCAACGACATCACCGTCACGATGGTCGGCACGGGCATGATCTCCGTCGGCATCGTCTTCGTGCTGCTGCTCGGCGAGATCGACCTCTCGGTCGGCTCGGTCAGCGGCGCGGCCAGCGCCATAGCCGCCGTCCTCGCGGTCAACCAGGGCTGGCCGGAGTGGCTGGCCGTGCTCACCGCCGTCGCGGCGGGCGCCGCCATCGGCGCGGCGCACGGCTTCTTCTTCGCCGTGCTGGGCGCCCCGGCCTTCGCCGTCACCCTGGCCGGTCTGCTCTTCTGGCTGGGCTTCATGCTCCAGACGCTGGGCGAGAACGGCACCATCAACCTCGACAGCGACGGCTTCATCGGCCAGCTCACCACGTACTTCTTCTCCGACATCGCCGCGGCCTACGGTCTGGCCGCCCTGGTGACGGCGGTCTTCTTCCTCACCTCCTTCCTCGGCAACCGCCGCCGTGAGGCGGTGGGCGTCCCGTCCCGGCCGCTGAGCGACACCGTCCTGCGCACGGTGCTGCTGGCCGTGGTCTCCTTCGCCGCGGCGTTCATGTACAACCAGTACAAGGGCCTGCCGCTGGCCACGGTGATCTTCCTGGTGTTCCTGGTCGGCACGGACTTCCTGCTGCGCCGCACCTCCTACGGGCGCAAGGTCTTCGCGCTCGGCGGCAGCGTGGAGGCGTCCCGCCGCGCCGGCATCAACGTCACCGCCATCCGGATCTCGGTCTTCGCGATCTCCGGCGGCTTCGCCGCCATCGGCGGCCTCTTCCTGGCCTCGAAGATCGCCTCGGCCAACCAGAGCGCCGGTACCGGTGACCTGCTGATGAACGCGATCGCCGCGGCCGTCATCGGCGGCACCAGCCTCTTCGGCGGCCGGGGCCGCACCTGGAACGCCCTGCTGGGTGTCCTGGTGATCGTCTCGATCCAGTACGGCCTCCAGCTCGAGTCCATCGCCGAGCCGGTGAAGTACATGATCACCGCGGGTGTGCTCCTCACCACCGTGGTCATCGACTCGGTCACCCGCAAGACCCAGAAGACGGCCGGGCGCGCCTAG
- the dxs gene encoding 1-deoxy-D-xylulose-5-phosphate synthase yields the protein MPLLTRIRGPRDLDRLSLEELDRLAGEIRTFLVDAVSKTGGHLGPNLGVVELTIALHRVFESPKDKVLWDTGHQSYVHKLLTGRQDFSRLKMKGGLSGYPSQAESEHDVIENSHASTVLGWADGIAKANQLLERDSHVVAVIGDGALTGGMAWEALNNIADAKDRPLVIVVNDNERSYAPTIGGLANHLATLRTTDGYERFLARTKEVLERTPVVGKPLYDTLHGAKKGLKDFIAPQGLFEDLGLKYVGPIDGHDIEALESALTRAKRFGGPVIVHCLTEKGRGYQPALADEADRFHAVGKIHPDTGLPIASSGADWTSVFGDEMVKLGEEREDIVAITAAMLQPVGLDKFAKRFPERVYDVGIAEQHGAVSAAGLAHAGVHPVFAVYATFLNRAFDQVLMDVALHKCGVTFVLDRAGITGTDGASHNGMWDMSILQVVPGLRLAAPRDADQVRAQLREAVAVEDAPTVVRFSKGAVGPAVPAVGRVGGMDVLREPGTDTPDVLLVSIGALAPMCLEVADLLNRQGISTTVVDPRWVKPVDEAMAPLAERHRVVVTVEDNSRAGGVGSAIAQALRDAGVDVPLRDFGIPPRFLDHASRAEVLAEIGLTAPDIARQVTGLVAKLDGRYDRAGAEVEAARD from the coding sequence GTGCCGCTGCTGACCCGCATCAGGGGACCGCGCGATCTGGACCGGCTCAGCCTGGAGGAGCTGGACCGGCTGGCCGGGGAGATCCGGACCTTCCTCGTCGACGCGGTCTCCAAGACCGGCGGCCACCTCGGCCCCAACCTCGGTGTGGTGGAGCTCACCATCGCCCTGCACCGCGTCTTCGAGTCGCCGAAGGACAAGGTGCTCTGGGACACCGGCCACCAGTCCTACGTGCACAAGCTGCTCACCGGCCGCCAGGACTTCTCCCGGCTGAAGATGAAGGGCGGCCTGTCCGGCTACCCCTCGCAGGCCGAGTCCGAGCACGACGTCATCGAGAACAGCCACGCCTCCACCGTCCTCGGCTGGGCCGACGGCATCGCCAAGGCCAACCAGCTCCTCGAACGCGACAGCCACGTGGTGGCCGTCATCGGCGACGGCGCGCTGACCGGCGGGATGGCCTGGGAGGCGCTGAACAACATCGCCGACGCCAAGGACCGCCCGCTCGTCATCGTCGTCAACGACAACGAGCGCTCCTACGCTCCCACCATCGGCGGCCTCGCCAACCACCTGGCGACCCTGCGCACCACCGACGGCTACGAGCGTTTCCTGGCCCGCACCAAGGAGGTGCTGGAGCGCACCCCGGTCGTCGGCAAGCCGCTGTACGACACCCTGCACGGCGCCAAGAAGGGCCTGAAGGACTTCATCGCCCCGCAAGGGCTGTTCGAGGACCTCGGCCTGAAGTACGTCGGCCCGATCGACGGCCACGACATCGAGGCCCTGGAGTCCGCCCTCACCCGCGCCAAGCGCTTCGGCGGCCCCGTGATCGTGCACTGCCTCACCGAGAAGGGCCGCGGCTACCAGCCCGCCCTCGCGGACGAGGCCGACCGCTTCCACGCCGTCGGCAAGATCCACCCCGACACGGGCCTGCCCATCGCCAGCTCCGGTGCCGACTGGACCAGCGTCTTCGGCGACGAGATGGTCAAGCTGGGCGAGGAGCGCGAGGACATCGTCGCGATCACCGCCGCCATGCTCCAGCCGGTCGGCCTGGACAAGTTCGCCAAGCGCTTCCCGGAGCGGGTCTACGACGTCGGGATCGCCGAGCAGCACGGCGCCGTCTCCGCGGCGGGCCTGGCCCACGCCGGCGTGCACCCCGTCTTCGCCGTGTACGCCACCTTCCTCAACCGCGCCTTCGACCAGGTGCTGATGGACGTGGCCCTGCACAAGTGCGGCGTCACCTTCGTACTGGACCGGGCCGGCATCACCGGCACCGACGGCGCCTCCCACAACGGCATGTGGGACATGTCGATCCTCCAGGTCGTCCCCGGCCTCAGGCTCGCCGCCCCGCGCGACGCCGACCAGGTCCGCGCCCAGCTCCGCGAGGCCGTCGCGGTGGAGGACGCGCCCACCGTGGTCCGCTTCTCCAAGGGCGCCGTCGGCCCCGCCGTCCCCGCCGTCGGCCGGGTGGGCGGCATGGACGTACTGCGCGAGCCCGGCACCGACACCCCGGACGTCCTGCTGGTCTCCATCGGCGCGCTGGCCCCGATGTGCCTGGAGGTGGCGGACCTGCTGAACCGGCAGGGCATCTCCACCACCGTCGTCGACCCGCGCTGGGTCAAGCCCGTCGACGAGGCCATGGCCCCGCTCGCCGAGCGCCACCGGGTCGTCGTCACCGTCGAGGACAACTCCCGCGCCGGCGGTGTCGGCTCGGCGATCGCCCAGGCCCTGCGCGACGCCGGCGTCGACGTCCCGCTGCGCGACTTCGGCATCCCGCCGCGCTTCCTCGACCACGCCTCCCGTGCCGAGGTCCTCGCCGAGATCGGGCTGACCGCTCCCGACATCGCCCGCCAGGTCACCGGGCTGGTCGCCAAGCTCGACGGGCGGTACGACCGCGCGGGGGCCGAAGTGGAGGCCGCGCGCGACTGA